The sequence ttagaaagaccatttaatggcgagaaaaacagtatataatatgtgtgggtacagtaaacgagtaagaggaaaattacagctaaacacaaacactgcagaaatggaaaaacagccctggtccttaacggaaAGTTGAAAGCCGGTCTGGTCGGTAAGGGCTTACttaacactagtgatgtcccgaacagttcgccgggaaccgttcgccagcgaacatagcgaacacgcgcgatgttcggtcagccccctattcgtcatcattgagtaaactttgaccctgtacctcacagtcagcagacacgttccagccaatcagcagcagaccctccctcccagaccctcccacctccatgacgaatagggggcgggccgaacatcgcgcgtgttcgcgaccgcgaacatgctatgttcgctggcgaacggttcctggcgaactgttcgggacatcactacttaacaCTCATCTTGCAGCATATGCATTTTACAAACTGCATGGCATATTGTATCACATAATATCCAACACCATGGCCAATTAAGGAGGGATTATAttgacagcaaaaaaaaaaacacttttagtaATGTATCATTATGTGTCTGCTTCGACAGATCTAACATATGTGTCTTATGCAAGTCGATTTTCATATTTCCACcagaaaacatgcagaaaaaaacatGAATGTTTTCCTTGGGGATATACCGTAtctactaaatataaaaaaaaaaaacaagcagtggggtgtccctttaaataactcgAGTTACatgcactattgctgcttttatcCTGAAAAGATTAGGCTAGCCGAGTACTATACACGAGAGACCACACGGCAGCCGCGGTGAACTACAAAATGTCTCCGCAGAAGAATGTTTAACTTGGAGCCAAGATACATTGACAATGAAGGCATTAGTCTCCAGAAAAATGGCGCCTGTTCAGGCGACAAATTAAATAGGAAGTTGTATAGCTCTGTTTTGGAGGTAGAGGGGCGGGGTGTTTATGTTTGTCCTATAGCTGTCTACTTCCTGTTTGGAGACATCCCTGAGAGCACCATGTGTGCCATGCGGATGGAGGAGGCTATCGGCCAGGTTGTGCTGCCTGGAGATGTTCTGCTGCTCCCTGGCCAGTCTCAGGATGCCCCTCTATCCTTGTCCGGGGCCCCCCAAGTTGCCAGGGTTAAGGTGGTGTGTGGCCCCGGACTCCTGAGGCGGGGTGACGATCTACAGGTCAGCAAGTGTGGGCTGCTGAGACACAAGGAGCCTTCCGTCTACTGGGTGGACTCTCAGCAGAAAAGGGTACATATCCTACCACTAATTATATACCGGGAAGAACTGGCATGTACTGGGTGTGTGCACAGCTACCGTCAGGTTTCAAAATCTAACATTCCGACCCATGTTCTGTAATAGGAACGACAGAAGCCTGAGAGATTACTTTGTTACACTTTGTGTGTCTCATTTATCACTTAATAGTAACACCTATATAATCTAATCACACTACCTACATTACCTCAACACCATCACTAACGTTAATCCCTACACTATGCAATAATGTATAGATTACCCTTACTCACTACACAATCTCTATCTACACTAATCCTAACCAATTAACCACTACAATCCATAATACTTATAATAACACTAATCCTAACCTGAAAGTacaatgttatttttatatatatatatataatgtaaatctAAAGTGGAAAAATGCCAATGAGCAGTGCTCTAATGGTATGATTTTCCTCTTCATACACAGTCATGGGTCTTTCTCAATCTCCCTGAAATGCTTTGACATTGAGGATATTACTTGACCAGGACGATGAGTGAATACAACCCATTTTAAGAGTTAgagtaatagttttattttaattaaaaaaaaaaaaaaatacttacaagGACACACTAGGCACCATAATCACGATAGCATGCAGTAGTAATAATGGTATTAGAGTCTGTGGGCACTCTCCCGAGGTAATCTGTCAAATTGTTCAGTTTGACACTTCTCTTGTGCTGGAAATTCCATAAACCAGTAGAATGAAAAACTGGTATTTGTCAGATGGTATCAGAAGACAATGAATTTATATGGCAAAACATTGAAATGGCTTAGATTATCAACATTTAtctgtgtatatttgtttttaatttaatggcAGCACTGGCCTTGTCACCTAAACTGTGACTAGAGCACTGTGACATTAGGAGTactaatatgtattcctaacactatagtgttcctttaggagcTGAACATTTTAAGAATTTATTCTATCAAATTAattttgtaattcttttttttttttttagtatgtacCCGTGAAGGGTGACCATGTCATTGGCATTGTAACTGTGAAATCTGGAGATGTATTCAAGCTGGACATTGGAGCTAGTGAGCAAGCTTCGTTGTCTTTCATGGCATTTGAAGGTGCAACTAAAAAAAACAGACCAAACGTAAAGGTAGGTTTATTTTTAGAGGACTGCAGTCATACTTCAAATTGAAATTCTTGTTAAATATTTTCCCCATATAAAATTGAACAAATGGTGCAGCAAAGTAAGTAATGCTCTGTTCTTCTCTCACTCGCGGTCATCGGCCCTTCATTTCCTTTTCTAGCTCTGTGCTCTAGTCCTGTCCTCGTCCTTTAAGTTTTAATCTGCTGTAGACTTTTCTCTCTCTCATTACCTTGTTCTCCATTGACAGTGCAGCAAGGTACAAAGTAGCCTTTCACCAAGAAACACATCAGAGTGTCAAGTAAAGACTTGTGGGGGGTGGGCAAGGCGCGAGGGAGAGGCAGGCaacattgtattcctggcactatagtatcactttaaatagaATGTTCTGACTTTCACTTTAAATgcgatatggaaaaaaaataaaaatgaacttttaaaagaatactccaagcactatagcctgttttactgtagtcaAACAGTCTAAGAATGATTTGTCAAAGTACCTGGGGACTACAGAGCGCCCGCCACCTCCTCTACAGCCAGTAGCTCTGCTACTGAGGTAAGGTCAGCATTGCTTGTGTCCCAGCCAACTTAAATTAGACATTAACTTTAatctttcactttagtaaataaccatgaatGAGTGTATACAGTTTAATTATAATACTATCATTTTGCTTTGTAGGTTGGAGATCTTGTTTATGGACAGTTCATTGTTGCAAATAAAGACATGGAGCCAGAATTGGCCTGCATAGACAGTTCTGGAAAAGCAAATGGAATGGGTGTTTTTGGACAAGATGGATTCATGTTTAAAGTGTCGTTGGGTCTAGTAagaaagtaaatacatttttttttctcatttaagtATTAGAGGAATCTACATAATGCTTACAGTGTATATTAGACCATAATTACCCCATACAGTCTAGTGGCTGGAGTATATgtaaatgtgattaatggcatgGTGATAAATAATTGACCGTGGTGTAGTAGTTCTCCACAAATTACATGCAGGTTTATTCACGAACACTAATGAAATAGCCAAGTTATGATCATGGAGTTAGAAAATGTTAGCTGTGAGCTATGGGATTCTGAATACATCTGTATACTTTGTGCAGTGCTAAATGACATCAATTGTGGAAAAAGTCAAAACACTCCAGGCAACTAGCATTGTAAAAAGAAACCACCACATGTTTGAAGAAACCATACAAAAGCCAGGGAAAATAAAACGCATTGTAGAATGAGTGGAAAATCCACACAGGAATGTCCTTATGGTTAATAATTGACACAGGTCCACAGCTAGGCAATAATTTGTTGTAGCTCTTCACTTTAATTGCGGGGATTGCGGTAAAGATATAAAGTACTAgtcaacagtttaaaaaaaaaaaaaattccaatgtATAGTCTTACACCACCACTAAACTATCCTCTTCTGGGATTTTGGAAAAAGAAAATACCAGTAAGAGTAAAAATTAATTTTGTGTGAAAGGCAAAGATGAAATAAttgtatttaacttttttttttttttttttttttttttacaggttgctAACACCACAGAACGACATTATTCAGGAGCTAATGAATGTTTACCCATTGGAAATAGTTATTGGGATGAATGGTAGGATATGGACAAAGGCGAAAACCACCCAACAGACATTAATTATTGCTAATTTACTAGAGGCTTGTGAATACTTAACAGCTGCACAGAGGAAGCATGTATTTGCACAATTTGCTGACGGCATGTAAATGAGTCTATGTACAGACCTAATTTTATCAATCTTAATTCAGAACAAAAGTGCTATTCATGTTCTCGGCCAGGAAATGACTAGCTGATTTTGCCTGTTCTTTTAAAAATCCTTGCAGCCTATATGATTTTCATTGTTGTTCTATCCACCTGACAATTATACCTTTTCTTGGAGAAAGCATTTAGAAAAACTTGACCAATGTTAGTCATTAAGCTCCAAAATGTAGAGAATTCAAATCTGCATGTCAAAATTCTCAATTTTAGCTAAAGTTACTGCTTGGCCATTTTTCTCTAAATTCAGCACTTTGGATTTCAGTTTGTTGCATTCAGAACAACCGTGTTTACATTTGCTCAGTTCTGTTTCTTTTAAAATATGGATTGTAACAGTGTTTTAtaaaatcctatttttttttttatcattgcttggtactgatatatatatatattacaactcCAACAATATTGACAGAGGTATATTTTATCATCAATAACAAATGTTTGGTTagatcacacacacaaaatggtATTACCAAACTCTTGGATACAATATTGGACATGTAGCTGAGCCTCTACCAGCATGATCATACTTCTAATTAAACACTTCAAAGGATATGTTGCCACTGGTTCCAGACTTTGTCTTAATGCAAAATACATACCAAATcccctttaaaatgtattaaataagcaTTAAAAATGGGAGAAGACAAACACTATTTGCTTAAGAAATAAAATCCAGTAGATAAAGTCTGCAAAGTCTGGCAGATATAAAAGCACATTTCACGGAGGTACATTATACACTTTGATAGACATTCTTGTCAAAATGCGTTTGTGTTCACTGTGCTATAACTACTTTGTAGCTACTAGATCTTATTTATTTCTTGAGCAAATAGTGTTTAACTCTACCATTTTAATGCTTATTTAATACGTTCTAAAGGGGATTTTTGATAAAGTCAGGCACCAGTGGCAACATATCCTTTGGAGTGTTTACTTAgatggctttaaagggacactatagtcatcagtgcaactacatgtattcctgacactatagtgttaacatgaccatctagcccccctgggcccctcatgcctccataaatatagtacaaatcttactgtattcaagcccgaagctgtaaatctgcatgctgttagactcaggaaaaacaagcagtctgctgacatgtgatagcctgatccaatcacagtgcttccccataggattggctgagactgacagaggcagatcaggggcaaagccagcatgattcaaacacagccctggccaatcagcatctcctcatagagaggaattgaatcaatgaatctctatgaggaaagttcagtgtctgcatgcagtgagaagagatactgaatcacaggatgctcgtgcacagcagatttgagtggatggaggcatattatgcctccatcaactcataagtccctctggttcactctgagtgactgcaactggaggtgttcctaggtttcaatgtaaacactgtattttctcagaaaatatagtgtttacatgaggctgcagggagctatagttctcacctgaacaacatcattaagctgaagttgttcaggtgactatagtgtcccttttaagtctGAGCCTGCTGGAAGAGGTTCCGTTACTTGTCCAATATTGTATCCAATAGCATGGCAATACCATTTTGTGTGTTCTCTCACCAAAAAGGTGTTGGTTtgttcacttaaaggaccacttaagctcaatgcagtggtctgggtgccaggtccctctagttttaaccctgcagctgaaaacagcagtttcagagaaactgtttcactgagggttaattttaatccagcctctagtggctgtctcactgacagccgctagaggcgcttctgtgattctcactgtgaaaatcagtgagaagacactggacgtccataggaaagcattgagtaatgctttcatatgggctgtttgaatgcgcgtgcgcaaCCCAtgcggatctgacgtcggcagggggtcaAGAGTTTCCCAGCACAGAGAGAGCCCGGCGCTTGAAaaaggcaagtggctgaaggggtttttaccccctTCAGCTCAGCAGGAAGGGgggcctaatgaccctatagtgccaggaaaaagtttgttttcctgccactatagtgctccgttaagtgtgtgtttgagtgactATATCACATGTTGATTGGAACATTATTTGACACCACTTTATCCTTCAACTTGTTTCAttagtttattatattttctcATTACATTGTAATCTAGAGTAAACATATTTACAAACCGGGCTGTAGTGGTAGACCGACCTTTTAAGTGCCAGATGATGGCATTACTTTGTTGGGTTATCGtttaatccaatgcttttcatagaattggatcagtctcgcccaccggccgacggaagaacagggaggagcgtcgcggaggaggagacagcggcgagtaaccagggattggtgggtgggagggagagggacccttcagtgccaggaaaacggatcgttttcctggcactggaatttCCCTTTAACATGCTCTATTTCATAAAACCATATTAATTATTAAAGATGTTTAAAACCAGTTCCTGAATATATTCCCCTAATGGAACACTCCAATCCCTataacttcagctcaatgaatttGTTATAGCAGTATTTGGTGCAATCTTACCTTCAGGGGTTGCATGTTTCTCTCAATGGCTGATCAGTGATCAGGCAAGAGTGTCAGGTGATGCTCTTAACCTACCACCAGTTGTCTGTTAAAATCTTCCTCATAGACCAGTGGCAGAGAGTAAAGAAGGCAAGGCACTATCCACTATGTATTTGAAAGAAATTAAacagatgcattttttttcctttttgaatGTTTTAATACAGTTGTTGAATAACTTAAGGATAAAGTAAAAACACATCACACtctaagcagaaataaataagcACATTAGATGTTTGTCCTATTTGACAGAATCGCGAAGAAAAAAGCCTTTTCCAGGTGGAACTCCCGCTTTCAATGCATCTGGCCAGCTTTGGGTCTCTAGATATGTGGCCAACACATCAAATACTGTGAAAttgaaaatgtgtttgtttaaatatgcatgttGTATTTGAACTGTTTACAGCCTAAACATAATTGTGTAGCATTTAGCAGAGTGGCATGCATATAGCAAACAGGGCATTATGAAATCTGCCTGATCTATATACCTATACAGATGTAGAAGAATCAGAAGCCATCTAACATCCCAGCGGTAACTTGCAATAGGCTGGAAGATGTGTCTCTGCTTATAGAAGTCCTTTAATGCAAAACTATTGATCACAGGTATCCAGAATTGATGGCCAGCTCGATTATCTTTGTTAGGAAATTAGTTTATGATTTGATAAGTTGCTTGGCAAGTGTTAAATGTTTTGATGTAATTGAATGATAAAACAATCTGGGAGCTTAAAGACATGTTAGACATGACTCAAGAACACTGTAATTGTTAATTCAGGTACTAACCATATGTGGAAGTTTCATAGTTTACCTGAGCgtgctggcatacatacacatgaaATAGCTAAATAAAACCGGATTGAAATTTTTTCCATAGCAAagttagtttaaaggaacactatagtgtcaagaacacaaacatacatttctaaCTCTATTGTGATAACAAGTCCCTTGGTTCCCTCTTTGTAGTAAAAAGGTAAGTTTACCTTTTCCCACGCCAGtcaaattgatgatctcagccaaaccaatgctttcccataataaAGTATTTGGGATGGTATTGCACATGCACGTCAAAACACTATGCTGCGCCAATCGGCATCTTCTCAGATATGCACTAGATCAAACCAGTTCTATAGAGGAAAatttagcgcctccatgcagagcgtggagattatGAACGTAGGTGCAGCATTGACCCAGGAATCACCTCTATGGTTGTCTtgagagacagccactaaagttgTTCCTATGCAGTAAACGCTGCtttttccctgaaaaggcagtgtttacattaaaatgcctgcagggacatgttatACGCACCAGAACAGCtttttaagctgtagttctgcttactatagtgtccctttaagatggccATCTAACTACTTCTACaatagcctttaaccccttaaggacacatgacatgtgtgacatgtcatgattcccttttattccagaagtttggtccttaaggggttaaaggaccactatagtgccaggaaaacactcgttttcctggcactatagtgcccttagggtgcccccaccctcagggtcccactcccgccgggctggatggagaggaagggaaggggttaaacttacctctttttccagcgccgggcgggggactctcctcctcggctgcatgcgcggcaggagccacgcgcgcattcagctggtctcaggaaagcattgtaaatgctttcctatggacactggcgtcttctcactgtgattttcacagtgagaagcacgcaagccctctagcggctgtcaatgagacagccactagaggctggattaacccgaatataaacatagcagtttctctgaaactgatatgtttatataaaaaagggttaaccctagctggacctggcacccagaccacctcattaagctgaagtggtctgggtgcctatagtggtccttttaatacCTAAGGATTAAACGACTGAATTCAGCAGATGATAGAGATCTACTCTTAGCTACCCCATTAACAGTTTACGTTCTCTGGTTACTCAAAATCAGGATTATTATCACAAATACACATGTGTTTATAACTGTGCTCTTTATTAATAAAGCACAACATTTCTAAAGTAGTTTAAACGCTCTTTGCAACTTACTACAAAGAGTGCAAACACAAATTTTTACCTTGATTGATTGCTAGTATCTCAGAATGGAAGTTTTTCAGATTAACGTTCTTAACCATATATTCTGGTATTGGCAGTCGGGCAGTCTGCAAGCCATTTTCTCTAGCTTTATGATATGTCAATTTCTATAGGAGAAACAACAAAACCTGTTAAATGTTCAAACATTACACTAACATAACAgtactgttgtggttatggtgccaagagtgttcTCGTGCCCCCATTTAGTAACGATTTGATTATTTACCTAGGGCTGTCATTCTCTGCCTTTCCTCAGTCAGAAGCTTTTATAATGGCGTTAATCCCAGAAGTGCAGGGTTTAGCTGCGAGTGACCAGCTGATGGTCAGATCCTGCACTGTAGGTCTCGACTCAGAGCTAATGGAAGCAACTAGCAGGAACTTCTGGCTGAGAGGAGGCAGGAAAAAGTACTCACTCAGCAAACCCCTAGATAAGAAGTCAAAATTGTAATTTGAGTACTTTCATGATGGGAGGCCCCagtgcacttctggcaccataaccacaacaataaTCTTTTAAAGGAAATCTGTATATATTATGAAAATCAGTTGGAGGCTGCCCACTAACTACATTTCCTAAACAGCTTCACAGGTTACACAAAACCTCTTTATAGTACTCAACATTAGCACAGGTTGACTACTGAAAGTACAGCACTGAGACTCTGACCAGTTGACAATTTGGGCACAGATGaactgcaaattttaggccaaaatagctcaaaGATTTTTTGTTTCAATCAGCCTATCTTTGCATAAACTATATCCACAAATTCCTGGTTTAGGTCTGGTTTTAAATCTCTTCCCTGCATTTTGTTTTTGGCAATACAATACAGTACtatccattaaaggaacactatagtcacctaaattactttagctaaataaagcagttttagtgtatagatcattccctgtcatttaggagttaaatcactttgtttctgtttatgcagccctagccacacctcccctggctatgattgacagagcctgcatgaaaacaaaacacaggtttcactttcaaacagatgtaatttaccttaaataattgtatctcaatctgtaaattgaactttaatcacatacaggaggctcttgcagggtctagcaagctattagcatagcaggggataagaaaatcttaatgaaacagaacttgcaataaagaaagcctaaatagggcgctctttacaggaagtgtttatggaaggctgtgcaagtcacatgaaggaaggtgtgactagggttcataaacaaagggatttaactcctaaatggcagaggattgagcagtgaggctgcaggggcatgttctatacaccaaaactgcttcattaagctaaagttgttcaggtgactatagtgtccctttaatgaaattgCAGATTAATAAACATTTAAGACATTTTGAGCTCTGCCAGTGAGGTCTATCAAACCGCAAGAGCAAAGAAACAAATTAAGTTGCAGATATTGACAGGATTAGCACAATGTTTACAAGTTTAACAGCCTCAATGGTCCAGGTAGGCTGCCGAGGACGTGTGACTCATGGGGTAATAAGAGTCACAATATGCTCCAGATTATCTTCCAAAATCATCATATTTTGAAGGATTATACTTTGTTAAACTGTCTCTGGGTTATAGATTAGAACTGAGCTGAGAAGCTTTATCTAAACATAAAAAAGGAGTATGGCAATCAATTTTACCCTCAATTAAATGTAAGTAAGAAACACCCCATAAATGAAATATATCTGAAAAACAAAAATGGTAATGTAacattgtgcaaaatgtaattttttatattcaCCTTCTGTATACTTTCATCCACCAATCCACCAAGCACATAAACCTTCTGAGGGTCAATATCTTTAAGAGCTGTGACAAAAAGGGAGAAAACACTGACTTGCATGTCAGCCTATCATCTGTAAATACTAAAAGTCTGATACAAGAACTGAAACACTGACCTGTGATTTTGCTTACAATTACAGTAAAACAGCTTTAAGACCTATTTACAAGTCTGACAAGTGCATGTcttcaaatataatttattacAGCCACAGTTTGAACACTGAAGCAATTAGATTTACCAAAAGGTCATATTCTCTGCAATATATGGCAACGGTCATTTACAGTGTGAGTTGACACTATGGATCACAAAAACTCTGCAACTAAACattagggttatttacttaagtgagaaaTCTCAGGAACTACAcgtgaacttaaagggacactccacgcacccagaccacttcattggtgTGGTATGGGTgctaactcccaccacccttaaccctgcaagtgtaattattgcagtttttatatactgcaataattactttgcagggttaagttctcctctagtggctgtctatcagacagccactaaagggacttctGTGTTCGTAGAACAGGAAAAGCATTGTAAacaacactggacatcctcatgctatgcatgaggacctccagcattgccggaatccccatagtaaaagcattgaataatgctttcctatggggaggtctaatgcacgtgcacggccattgccgcgcatgcacattaggtctccttaGTCAGCGGGGGAGGAATGTGGGGGAGCCTGACccaacgccgagggacatcggcggtggattcaggtaagtggctgaaggggttttaaccccttaagcaacatgggatggagggtggaagggagagggactctgcagggtcctgcagtgccaggaaaacatatgttttcatggcactggagagtccctttaaagtgaatttcaaatctaatgGGATAATCCACTTTCCAAATTAAACACCAAAAAACTGTTAGTAGATATAATGACCAATAAAACattcatacatttaattatgcactaTTTCATTGaagtatctaaaaacagcttgcaaaatcctGGCACTACCACAGGACAGGCAAGGGAGCTGTGCATGAAGAGCTCCCTTGCTGCTTGTCTACAGCACCTCTTGCCATGTACATATAGACCTAGAACTAACTCTGCTTGCGCTGGGCTGTCCTTGTGCTGACCTAAGATGGCTGGCCGTCTCTTGGGCACTCACAATCTTTCTGACTCCACATGTTCCACCACTGTTTACAAGTCAAGTTCTCTTAGCAATTACCTGCCTCTTACGTTTAGCTACACTAAGCTAAACAGCCAGGAAGTAACTGACTGACAGCCAGTGGGGGTTAGAACAAGTTTCATTT comes from Pelobates fuscus isolate aPelFus1 chromosome 5, aPelFus1.pri, whole genome shotgun sequence and encodes:
- the EXOSC3 gene encoding exosome complex component RRP40 — its product is MCAMRMEEAIGQVVLPGDVLLLPGQSQDAPLSLSGAPQVARVKVVCGPGLLRRGDDLQVSKCGLLRHKEPSVYWVDSQQKRYVPVKGDHVIGIVTVKSGDVFKLDIGASEQASLSFMAFEGATKKNRPNVKVGDLVYGQFIVANKDMEPELACIDSSGKANGMGVFGQDGFMFKVSLGLVRKLLTPQNDIIQELMNVYPLEIVIGMNGRIWTKAKTTQQTLIIANLLEACEYLTAAQRKHVFAQFADGM